One Aphidius gifuensis isolate YNYX2018 linkage group LG3, ASM1490517v1, whole genome shotgun sequence DNA window includes the following coding sequences:
- the LOC122851546 gene encoding actin-related protein 8-like: protein MLVVGMKRLCRVGLAAVLATALCVLTLVDMPLQLPESQTDSPPTSGIEPPGTRSIVAYSWARRLALDYRPSHECTYNGSISESSTNKLNIVHESWTETISNNLFLYSGYLDIRVTGYPSVRVIGVKREPMTSGILFCTIWQKDHDGIHSYSMEAIISDIWLDEWTTTSIGYTGILITCPLPDHASHPSHVYIGTTSCYKNPSHSLIVKQPLNIQNKIDFTLCVKGLDFDKDISQKIIAFIELSRILGAGMIYIYVFNIHNNVKKVLNYYEKTNIIKWFNINLPGNLPNDKINRRKLFNKNIWIKRRMELIPYNHCFYDNIYQSNYIIPIDIDEMIIPIGTINWSQLIINEKKKLGKSFNDYASYAVRNVFFFPELKKITNNNNNSSSNNNNNNTNKFKSDDDVAIVADNNNNNNNDNSIDEEKNDDDDDNIEYLNYLEILRTSIVSPEGDSVKSFISTKRTLTVHNHYALMTLNPSTRRAHHFDPGDVLKHHYRKCDGEHFDCNLMMNDVTIDESILRYAEILKTRVKNALFNINALID, encoded by the exons ATGTTAGTTGTTGGTATGAAACGATTATGCAGAGTTGGACTTGCTGCAGTCCTTGCGACGGCACTTTGCGTACTTACGCTTGTTGACATGCCATTGCAGCTACCTGAATCACAAACAGATTCTCCTCCCACGTCTG gtATTGAGCCTCCAGGCACAAGAAGTATCGTAGCATATTCATGGGCACGTAGATTGGCACTGGATTATCGTCCCTCACATGAATGTACATATAATGGATCAATATCagaatcatcaacaaataaattgaatattgtaCATGAAAGTTGGACCGaaacaatatcaaataatttatttctatacaGTGGTTACTTGGATATCAGAGTTACTGGTTATCCAAGTGTCAGAGTGATTGGCGTTAAACGAGAACCCATGACATCGGGAATTCTTTTTTGCACTATTTG gcAAAAAGATCATGATGGAATACATTCTTATAGTATGGAAGCAATAATATCAGATATTTGGTTGGATGAATGGACAACAACATCAATTGGTTACACTGGTATACTTATAACTTGTCCACTTCCAGATCATGCATCACATCCATCACATGTATATATTGGTACAACATCATGCTATAAAAATCCTAGTCATAGTTTAATAGTCAAACAACCCctgaatatacaaaataaaattgattttacccTATGTGTAAAAGGTCTTGATTTTGATAAAGATATTAGTCAAAAAATCATAGCATTTATTGAGCTATCACGTATACTTGGTGCTGgtatgatttatatttatgtatttaatattcataataatgttaaaaaagtattaaattattatgaaaaaacaaatattattaaatggtttaatattaatttacctgGTAATTTAcctaatgataaaattaatagaagaaaattatttaataaaaatatatggatTAAAAGAAGAATGGAATTAATACCATataatcattgtttttatgataatatttatcaatcaaattatattataccaattgatattgatgaaatgATTATACCAATTGGTACTATTAATTGGTCACaacttattattaatgaaaaaaaaaaattaggtaaaTCATTCAATGATTATGCATCATATGCTGTgagaaatgtatttttttttccagaattaaaaaaaataactaataataataataatagtagtagtaataacaataataataatacaaataaatttaaaagtgatGATGACGTTGCTATTGttgctgataataataacaataataataatgataatagtatTGATGAGGAAaagaatgatgatgatgatgataatattgaatatcTCAATTATCTTGAAATTTTAAGAACATCCATTGTATCACCTGAAGGTGATTCagttaaaagttttatttcaaCTAAACGCACACTCACTGTTCACAATCACTATGCACTTATGACTTTAAATCCATCAACAAGACGCGCACATCATTTTGATCCTGGTGATGTATTAAAGCATCATTATAGAAAGTGCGATGGTGAACATTTTGATTGTAATCTTATGATGAATGATGTTACAATTGATGAGTCAATATTACGATATGCTGAAATACTTAAAACAAGAGTCAAAAATgccttatttaatattaatgctttaatagattaa